One segment of Paenibacillus sp. FSL R7-0337 DNA contains the following:
- a CDS encoding TetR/AcrR family transcriptional regulator produces MAVVDRRQQVLQAATKSFSLFGYKATTMDQVAKIANVGKGTIYTFFTNKEQLFDEILRDVIIEMKMIAEREIRRDKPFFDNLHRVLDALLEFRSEHELFIKLSQESLDFGTPQAGEGLDKIESVVLEYLEREVEQAIRQGEIKPCDPQIVSVVMFRLYIALTAELSKVHVPLTKEQIKHYFHLFLAEGLSQ; encoded by the coding sequence ATGGCTGTGGTAGATCGAAGGCAGCAGGTGCTTCAGGCGGCGACGAAGTCTTTTTCATTATTCGGGTATAAGGCAACAACGATGGATCAGGTCGCCAAGATTGCCAATGTCGGCAAAGGGACGATTTACACCTTTTTTACGAACAAGGAACAGTTATTTGATGAAATCCTGCGGGACGTCATCATCGAGATGAAAATGATCGCCGAGCGGGAGATTAGGCGTGATAAGCCGTTTTTTGATAATCTGCACCGTGTGCTAGATGCCCTGCTGGAATTTCGTAGCGAACACGAGCTATTCATCAAGCTGTCCCAGGAGAGTCTGGACTTCGGAACGCCGCAGGCTGGTGAAGGACTCGACAAGATCGAGAGTGTGGTGCTTGAATATCTGGAACGGGAGGTGGAGCAGGCCATTCGTCAAGGGGAAATCAAACCCTGCGATCCCCAGATTGTGTCGGTGGTAATGTTCAGGCTATATATCGCGCTTACTGCTGAACTGAGCAAGGTACATGTGCCGTTGACCAAAGAACAGATCAAGCATTATTTTCATCTGTTTTTGGCAGAGGGGCTGTCACAGTAG
- a CDS encoding YhgE/Pip domain-containing protein produces the protein MKSLSVFMKDLGAVFKNPKMRISMFAILFIPVLYSGLFLKAFWDPYGKMNELPVAVVNQDKGADYEGTKLTAGADLVTELKKTDGFKWNFVSREQAEAGLADNTYYMAIVVPEDFSAKATTLLDADPQPAKIIYEPNEGYNFLAGQIGGTAVKDIKSKVSAKITEAYTSSVFDKITKIADGLGEAGDGATKIADGATKLDDGALKLKDNLVVLTEGTGKLLDGVAPLTQGVSDLNNGAAALKTGTSTLAGGLQQLSAAHKQLQEGVTQSAAGSKQLNAGLQKTVAGTASLQAGTQSAVAGTEKLQTGTKAVVDGSAKLAAGLSSSAEGSAKLEAGLTASKDGSAKTAAGAKAVADGLQALAKSNPQLAASPEVQKLLAASAAVAAGTAQLDQGQQQLLNGAAALNSGQGQLLEGANQLHSGSQQLDAGVGQLHDGAQKLYAGSSQLLDGQNQLAAGAAALENGGAKLTAGMKQFGAKLDEAAAGGVKLADGGRALEAGTTKLLAGAGKLGSGLSSVADGSKKLSDGAGQLKDGLDDLKTGSGELASKLGDAASQTKSVNKTDGLVSMFAQPVQIEEVKVNKVPNYGTGFAPYFLSLGLFVGALICTIVIPMRDSEVIGASRFNRFMSRTLTFSMMSVLQALLAVLIVLYGLGLEVQNVPLFYAFSFITSLAFMWMIQAIVTWLDQPGRFVVILILIFQLTTSAGTFPLELIPNWMKIFNPLLPMTYSVKGFKAVISTGDFGSMWADAGTLGAYGIIFLALTFTYFMTRDRGNEAVLKSEQVLTV, from the coding sequence ATGAAATCTTTATCCGTGTTTATGAAGGATCTTGGCGCGGTATTCAAGAATCCCAAGATGCGCATTTCCATGTTCGCCATTCTATTTATTCCTGTTCTGTACAGCGGATTGTTCCTGAAAGCATTCTGGGACCCTTACGGTAAAATGAACGAGCTTCCGGTAGCGGTTGTCAACCAGGATAAGGGTGCTGACTATGAAGGCACCAAGCTGACCGCCGGAGCAGATCTGGTCACGGAGCTGAAGAAGACGGACGGGTTCAAGTGGAATTTCGTCAGCCGGGAGCAGGCGGAAGCCGGACTTGCAGATAATACCTATTATATGGCGATTGTGGTTCCGGAAGACTTCTCAGCTAAGGCAACTACACTGCTGGATGCAGATCCGCAGCCGGCCAAGATTATCTACGAGCCGAATGAAGGCTACAACTTCCTGGCGGGCCAGATTGGCGGCACTGCAGTGAAGGATATCAAGAGCAAGGTATCCGCCAAGATTACGGAAGCTTACACCAGTTCTGTCTTTGATAAAATCACCAAAATCGCAGACGGTCTGGGCGAAGCCGGAGACGGTGCGACCAAAATCGCAGACGGCGCCACCAAGCTGGATGACGGCGCTCTGAAGCTGAAGGACAATCTGGTTGTCCTGACCGAAGGCACCGGCAAGCTGCTGGATGGCGTAGCGCCGCTGACGCAGGGCGTGAGTGATCTCAATAACGGAGCAGCCGCACTCAAAACCGGCACCAGCACGCTTGCCGGAGGACTGCAGCAGTTATCCGCAGCGCATAAGCAGCTGCAGGAGGGTGTAACGCAGTCGGCAGCGGGAAGCAAGCAGCTGAATGCCGGGTTGCAGAAGACAGTAGCCGGAACGGCTTCGCTGCAGGCCGGAACACAGTCGGCTGTAGCCGGCACCGAGAAGCTGCAGACAGGTACGAAGGCGGTTGTGGACGGCAGCGCGAAGCTTGCGGCCGGATTAAGCTCCTCCGCCGAGGGCAGTGCGAAGCTTGAAGCCGGACTTACGGCTTCGAAGGACGGCAGTGCCAAGACAGCAGCCGGAGCCAAGGCTGTAGCTGATGGTTTGCAGGCGCTGGCGAAGTCGAATCCTCAGCTGGCAGCAAGCCCTGAGGTGCAGAAGCTGCTTGCAGCAAGCGCAGCAGTAGCTGCGGGCACCGCGCAGCTGGACCAGGGTCAGCAGCAGCTCCTGAACGGAGCTGCGGCCCTGAACAGCGGCCAGGGTCAGCTGCTTGAGGGAGCGAATCAGCTGCACAGCGGTTCACAGCAGCTGGATGCAGGTGTAGGCCAGCTGCATGACGGAGCGCAGAAGCTCTACGCAGGCAGTTCGCAGCTGCTGGATGGCCAGAATCAGCTGGCAGCCGGTGCAGCCGCACTGGAGAACGGCGGCGCGAAGCTGACCGCAGGCATGAAGCAGTTCGGCGCGAAGCTGGACGAAGCTGCAGCGGGCGGCGTGAAGCTGGCAGACGGCGGCCGGGCGCTTGAAGCCGGCACTACGAAGCTGCTGGCTGGAGCAGGCAAGCTGGGCAGCGGCCTTAGCTCGGTAGCCGATGGCTCGAAGAAGCTGAGTGACGGAGCAGGGCAGCTGAAGGATGGCCTGGATGATCTGAAGACAGGCTCCGGTGAGCTGGCAAGTAAACTGGGCGATGCGGCTTCGCAGACCAAATCGGTGAACAAGACCGATGGGCTGGTATCCATGTTCGCCCAACCGGTACAGATCGAAGAAGTGAAGGTGAACAAGGTGCCTAACTACGGTACAGGATTCGCTCCTTACTTCCTGTCCCTCGGATTGTTCGTAGGTGCTCTGATTTGTACGATTGTTATCCCAATGCGTGATTCCGAAGTCATTGGAGCCAGCCGGTTCAACCGGTTCATGAGCCGTACCCTTACGTTCTCCATGATGAGTGTGCTTCAGGCACTGCTGGCTGTCCTGATTGTCTTGTATGGTCTCGGACTTGAAGTACAGAATGTACCCTTGTTCTACGCGTTCTCGTTCATTACCAGCCTAGCCTTCATGTGGATGATTCAAGCAATTGTTACTTGGCTGGATCAGCCGGGCCGCTTCGTAGTCATTCTGATTCTGATCTTCCAGTTGACTACAAGCGCAGGAACCTTCCCACTGGAGCTGATTCCTAACTGGATGAAGATCTTCAATCCGCTGCTGCCGATGACTTACAGTGTCAAAGGCTTCAAGGCAGTAATCTCTACTGGGGACTTCGGCTCTATGTGGGCCGATGCAGGAACACTTGGTGCTTATGGAATAATATTCCTTGCATTAACCTTCACCTACTTTATGACCCGTGACCGCGGCAATGAAGCTGTGCTGAAAAGTGAACAAGTTTTGACTGTATAA
- a CDS encoding glycosyltransferase: MRKKRVLLFSEGFGTGHTGAAYALAEGIRLLNPDVQCRVFELGKFLNPTVAPWILSAYRKTVSSQPKLVGMMYKTQYHKSLNRLTKLALHRIFYTHASQVIEQLRPDLIICTHPIPAAVISRLKRQGLDVPFYTLITDYDAHGSWVNAEANRYLVSTSRVKSILTGRGVPSELVTVTGIPVHPKFWESQGKTKLRKELGLADIPTALIMGGGWGLMFGKDIMNSLTARINEIQLIFCMGSNDKAIAKMQANPLLNHPNVRILGYSSEINKLMDASDLLITKPGGMTCTEGQAKGIPMLFYNAIPGQEEKNSQYFVELGLAEMLDPGVVDKWFSMLLSEYAGFGGPKKRKSSPDLQQPQHCATTILKMLGKPAAEAVFSEAWSAPPPKVRGEEAVYVTP, encoded by the coding sequence ATGCGAAAGAAAAGAGTACTGCTGTTTTCGGAAGGCTTCGGCACGGGCCATACAGGGGCAGCCTATGCTCTGGCTGAAGGAATACGACTGCTGAACCCTGATGTTCAGTGCCGGGTCTTCGAGCTCGGAAAATTCCTGAATCCTACGGTCGCTCCTTGGATTCTTTCCGCTTACCGCAAAACTGTCAGCAGCCAGCCTAAGCTGGTCGGCATGATGTATAAGACCCAATATCATAAATCACTGAACCGGTTGACTAAGCTGGCCCTTCACCGGATTTTTTATACCCATGCCTCTCAGGTCATTGAGCAGCTGCGGCCGGATCTGATTATCTGTACTCATCCGATTCCTGCTGCGGTCATCTCCAGACTCAAGCGCCAGGGTCTTGATGTGCCGTTCTATACGCTGATTACAGATTATGATGCCCACGGCAGCTGGGTGAATGCGGAAGCCAACCGGTATCTGGTATCGACCTCCAGGGTCAAATCCATTCTTACGGGACGCGGCGTACCCTCCGAGCTGGTAACGGTGACCGGGATTCCCGTGCATCCGAAGTTCTGGGAGTCCCAGGGTAAGACCAAGCTGCGGAAGGAGCTGGGTCTCGCTGACATCCCGACTGCGCTTATTATGGGCGGCGGCTGGGGCCTGATGTTCGGCAAGGATATTATGAACTCGCTCACTGCCCGGATCAATGAGATCCAGCTTATCTTCTGTATGGGCAGCAACGACAAGGCTATAGCCAAAATGCAGGCCAACCCCCTGCTCAACCATCCCAACGTAAGGATTCTTGGGTACAGCAGCGAGATCAACAAGCTGATGGATGCCTCGGATCTGCTGATCACGAAGCCCGGCGGAATGACCTGCACGGAAGGCCAGGCCAAAGGTATTCCCATGCTGTTCTATAACGCCATCCCCGGCCAGGAAGAGAAGAACAGCCAGTATTTTGTCGAGCTGGGGCTCGCCGAGATGCTTGATCCGGGCGTTGTGGACAAATGGTTCTCCATGCTCCTGAGCGAATATGCCGGATTCGGAGGACCGAAGAAGCGCAAAAGCTCTCCGGACCTCCAGCAGCCGCAGCACTGCGCCACCACCATTCTTAAGATGCTCGGCAAGCCAGCTGCGGAAGCCGTCTTCTCCGAGGCGTGGAGCGCCCCTCCGCCCAAGGTACGGGGAGAAGAAGCCGTCTATGTCACACCATAA
- a CDS encoding ABC transporter ATP-binding protein, which yields MPNTAEVVKPVASLMGVTKKIGSKTLISDLTLDIPPGQIFGFLGPNGAGKTTTIRMMVGLISISRGDILICGRSIKDHFEEAIANVGAIVENPEMYKFLTGYQNLRQYARMVPGVTKERINEVVELVGLSQRINDRVKTYSLGMRQRLGVAQALLHRPKLLILDEPTNGLDPQGIRELRDYLRKLCQTEGTSVFVSSHLLSEMELMCDSVAIIQNGRLIDVKQLKTVGDAAVPVSQTFFEVDNPEAALAQIGQGVIMEGGIAVEAVREEIAELNAKLVAAGIKVYSIKALSRSLEDQFLEITGGEGIG from the coding sequence ATGCCGAATACGGCAGAAGTGGTGAAGCCCGTAGCCAGCCTGATGGGAGTCACCAAAAAGATCGGCTCCAAAACACTGATCAGCGACTTGACACTCGACATTCCACCCGGGCAAATCTTCGGATTCCTTGGGCCGAACGGAGCCGGTAAAACCACTACCATCCGTATGATGGTAGGACTGATCTCCATTAGCCGCGGGGATATCCTGATCTGCGGACGAAGCATCAAAGACCATTTTGAAGAGGCCATAGCCAATGTGGGGGCCATCGTAGAGAATCCCGAAATGTACAAGTTCCTTACCGGATATCAGAATCTTCGCCAGTACGCCCGCATGGTGCCCGGCGTGACCAAAGAGCGCATCAATGAAGTAGTGGAGCTGGTCGGCCTCAGCCAGCGGATCAATGACCGGGTCAAGACCTATTCATTAGGGATGAGACAGCGGCTGGGGGTGGCCCAGGCTCTGCTGCACCGGCCGAAGCTGCTGATTCTGGACGAGCCGACCAACGGACTGGACCCGCAGGGTATCCGCGAGCTGCGTGATTATCTGCGCAAGCTGTGTCAGACCGAGGGGACAAGCGTTTTTGTCTCCAGTCACCTGCTGTCTGAGATGGAGCTGATGTGCGATAGTGTGGCGATTATCCAGAACGGACGCCTGATCGATGTGAAGCAGCTTAAGACGGTTGGGGATGCAGCGGTACCGGTAAGCCAGACGTTCTTCGAGGTCGATAACCCTGAGGCTGCACTGGCGCAGATCGGCCAAGGCGTAATCATGGAAGGTGGAATAGCGGTGGAGGCGGTTCGGGAGGAGATTGCCGAGCTGAATGCCAAGCTGGTAGCTGCCGGGATTAAGGTCTACAGCATCAAGGCGCTGTCCCGTTCGCTTGAAGATCAATTCTTGGAAATTACAGGAGGTGAAGGCATTGGGTGA
- a CDS encoding cell wall hydrolase, producing MLIFKQSRYIALLVGVILVSFSAISLMNPEGTAATGENVIEMGKLKSASHQSVEQLIPQAVSVLHRTSHSAENSTPMLFTTAAKPVHTWTRTVSTGWLSPEKLQHKNAAKPASIVTKPKVTVVKASPPAAQALKIAATGTKSVKPSKAVTQQHPPATLFFSRTKLLPKEHQAEATWSYAVSGEDLHLLQKIVMAEAEGEPYKGKVAVANVVLNRLRSANFPDTIREVIYQKRQFSPVANGRLKRVKPNADSIKAVNAALMGVKEVTDDTYFFLSLTLAQDLTVHHSRTLAKTIGNHTFYK from the coding sequence ATGTTGATTTTCAAACAGAGCCGCTATATTGCGCTGCTGGTTGGTGTAATCCTAGTGTCTTTCTCAGCGATAAGTTTGATGAACCCCGAAGGAACTGCTGCTACCGGGGAGAATGTAATAGAAATGGGTAAGCTGAAGTCTGCAAGCCATCAATCGGTAGAGCAGCTTATTCCGCAAGCCGTATCCGTCCTGCATAGGACAAGCCATTCAGCTGAAAATAGTACACCCATGCTCTTCACCACAGCTGCCAAGCCGGTCCATACCTGGACCCGCACGGTGAGTACAGGATGGTTAAGTCCCGAGAAGCTGCAGCACAAGAATGCGGCTAAGCCGGCTTCCATTGTGACTAAGCCTAAGGTAACTGTGGTGAAAGCATCGCCGCCAGCGGCGCAAGCGCTGAAGATCGCGGCAACGGGGACGAAGAGTGTGAAACCAAGCAAGGCTGTAACTCAGCAACATCCCCCCGCAACATTGTTCTTCTCCCGGACCAAGCTACTACCCAAGGAGCATCAAGCTGAAGCTACCTGGAGCTACGCCGTATCCGGAGAAGACCTGCATCTGCTGCAAAAAATCGTTATGGCAGAGGCAGAAGGCGAACCGTACAAGGGCAAGGTGGCAGTTGCCAACGTTGTTCTAAACCGGCTGCGGTCAGCCAATTTTCCCGACACGATCAGAGAAGTAATCTATCAGAAAAGGCAGTTCAGTCCTGTAGCTAACGGGCGTCTTAAGCGCGTAAAGCCAAATGCGGACAGTATTAAGGCTGTAAACGCAGCGCTTATGGGGGTTAAAGAAGTTACGGATGATACCTATTTCTTCCTGTCGCTGACGCTGGCACAGGATCTTACCGTACATCATTCACGTACACTCGCGAAGACCATCGGCAATCATACCTTTTATAAATAA
- the gltB gene encoding glutamate synthase large subunit, translating to MRHTELPGKQGLYDPQFEKDACGMGFVAHIKGKPSHDIVSNALTMLFNMEHRGGQGSEPNSGDGAGIMLQIPHRFFAGEAAKLGFELPEPGHYGVGMIFLSHNEEIRARHEALLSEIIAEEGQQVLGYRDVPTFDEMLGKTAKAAKPYVRQVFIGRSEGIKDDLSFERKLYVIRKRAELAIRYGGAEEGESFYVPSLSCKKIVYKGMLTTVQVGQFYLDLQDETLESAIALVHSRFSTNTFPSWERAHPYRFMIHNGEINTLRGNVNWMHARQSLFKSEKFGEDISKVKPVVNPDGSDTAMFDNTFEFLYLSGRSLPHVAMMMVPEPWSNHDSMDEKKKAFYEYHSTLMEPWDGPAAMGFTDGVQIGAILDRNGLRPARYYVTKDDLIILSSEAGVLDIPAEDVLYKDRLRPGRMLLVDTKQGRIISDEEVKAEIASEQPYQEWLDEHLIGLDQLPDAPELPNPKHDNVQQLQQSFGYTFEDLRKVLEPMASTGAEAVGSMGYDSPLAVLSDRPQRLYNYFKQMFAQVTNPPIDAIREELVTSTATTIGPERNLLKAEPESCRQISLDSPILSNEDFAKIRHVRRAGFKSMSIPILFPAELGAEGLRIALDRMNEAADRVMGKGHNILILSDRGVDRENAAIPALLAVSSLHHHLIRSGTRTKVSILLESGEPREVHHYALLLGYGVSAVNPYLAFESLDDMISQGLLRGISHEKAVKNYIKAATKSVVKILSKMGISTIQSYRGAQIFEAVGLNSEFVDRYFTWTPSRIGGIGLEEVAQEALASHNRAFTDKDGNDRVLDSGGEYQWRSDGEEHLFNPQTIHLLQHSVRSGDYEMYKKYAALVQGESEKHQTLRSMLEFKSTNAPVSLDEVESAESIMKRFKTGAMSFGSISKEAHETLAIAMNRIGGKSNTGEGGEDPARFIPDANGDSRRSAIKQVASGRFGVTSNYLVNADEIQIKMAQGAKPGEGGQLPGRKVYPWVAEVRGSTAGVGLISPPPHHDIYSIEDLAELIYDLKNANPRANINVKLVSEVGVGTIAAGVAKGRADIILISGYDGGTGASPMNSIRHAGLPWELGLAETHQTLMLNNLRDRVVLETDGKMLSGRDLAVAVLLGAEEYGFATAPLVAVGCIMMRVCQMDTCPVGVATQNPELRKNFMGDPQHVVNFMTFVAQDLREIMAELGFRTIEEMVGRTDCLDAVKASTHWKKKGVDLSSLLHIPAMPEGSTRFRSKFQNHGLEETLDMTHLLDIAAPALESGKAVEASLPITNVNRAVGTILGSELTRKYGAAGLPDDTIRLHFTGSAGQSLGAFVPKGVTITVEGDSNDYVGKGLSGGKLIIRPSRKATFAAEENIIIGNTALYGATGGEAYVSGIAGERFAVRNSGANVVVEGVGDHGCEYMTGGRVVVLGTTGRNFAAGMSGGIAYVYDPDNTFIKRCNLEMVLLERVEEADEIAELHAMISRHTQHTDSNAGRAILDSWDEALPRFARVIPKDYKRMLEQIRKVEQNGLTGEAALMAAFEANMRELARVGG from the coding sequence ATGAGACACACTGAACTGCCCGGCAAACAGGGCCTTTATGATCCCCAGTTCGAAAAAGACGCTTGCGGCATGGGATTTGTCGCGCATATTAAAGGCAAGCCGTCCCATGATATTGTCAGCAATGCGCTGACTATGCTCTTCAATATGGAGCATCGGGGAGGCCAGGGAAGCGAGCCGAACTCTGGAGACGGAGCCGGCATTATGCTGCAGATTCCCCACCGTTTCTTTGCCGGTGAAGCCGCGAAGCTGGGCTTTGAGCTTCCGGAGCCGGGCCATTATGGCGTGGGCATGATCTTTCTGTCTCATAACGAGGAGATCCGGGCCCGCCATGAGGCGCTTCTGAGCGAGATTATCGCGGAAGAGGGTCAGCAGGTACTCGGTTACCGCGATGTCCCGACCTTTGACGAAATGCTCGGCAAGACAGCCAAGGCTGCGAAGCCATATGTACGCCAGGTATTTATCGGACGCTCGGAGGGAATCAAGGATGACCTGTCCTTCGAACGCAAGCTGTATGTGATCCGCAAACGGGCAGAACTGGCCATCCGCTACGGCGGGGCAGAAGAAGGCGAATCCTTCTATGTTCCGAGTCTTTCCTGCAAGAAGATCGTATACAAAGGCATGCTGACCACTGTACAGGTAGGACAATTCTATCTGGACCTCCAGGATGAGACACTCGAATCAGCGATTGCGCTGGTCCACTCCCGCTTCAGCACCAACACCTTCCCGAGCTGGGAACGTGCCCACCCATACCGCTTCATGATCCACAACGGTGAAATTAATACCCTTCGCGGCAATGTAAACTGGATGCATGCCCGCCAGTCGCTGTTCAAGAGCGAGAAGTTCGGAGAAGACATCAGCAAGGTTAAGCCGGTGGTGAATCCGGACGGCTCCGATACGGCCATGTTCGATAATACCTTTGAATTCCTCTACCTGAGCGGACGCTCCCTGCCCCATGTGGCGATGATGATGGTTCCTGAGCCTTGGAGCAATCATGACAGCATGGACGAGAAGAAGAAAGCCTTCTATGAATACCACAGCACCCTGATGGAACCGTGGGACGGACCTGCCGCAATGGGCTTCACCGACGGTGTGCAGATTGGGGCCATCCTCGACCGTAACGGTCTGCGTCCTGCGCGTTACTATGTCACCAAAGATGATCTGATTATTCTCTCCTCTGAAGCGGGTGTCCTCGACATTCCTGCAGAAGATGTTCTATACAAAGACCGGCTGAGACCGGGCCGTATGCTGCTCGTAGATACGAAGCAGGGCCGGATTATCTCGGACGAAGAGGTAAAAGCCGAAATCGCCTCCGAGCAGCCTTATCAAGAGTGGCTGGATGAGCATCTGATCGGCCTCGATCAGCTCCCGGATGCACCGGAGCTGCCGAATCCGAAGCATGATAATGTGCAGCAGCTGCAGCAGTCCTTCGGCTATACCTTCGAGGATCTGCGCAAGGTGCTGGAGCCAATGGCCTCCACAGGCGCCGAAGCTGTCGGCTCCATGGGATACGATTCACCGCTGGCCGTGTTATCAGACCGTCCGCAGCGCCTGTACAATTACTTCAAGCAGATGTTCGCCCAGGTTACCAACCCGCCGATTGACGCCATCCGTGAAGAGCTGGTAACGTCCACAGCGACTACAATCGGACCTGAACGCAACCTGCTGAAGGCAGAACCGGAGAGCTGCCGGCAGATCTCGCTGGATTCTCCGATTCTCTCAAACGAGGATTTTGCCAAAATCCGTCATGTCCGCCGTGCGGGCTTCAAGTCAATGTCCATTCCAATTCTCTTCCCGGCAGAGCTGGGGGCAGAAGGGCTGCGAATTGCGCTTGACCGGATGAATGAGGCAGCAGACCGCGTCATGGGCAAGGGCCATAATATTCTTATTCTGTCCGACCGGGGTGTAGACCGCGAGAATGCGGCAATTCCGGCGCTTCTGGCAGTCTCCAGCCTGCATCACCATCTGATCCGCTCTGGAACCCGCACCAAGGTCAGCATTCTGCTGGAATCCGGCGAACCGCGTGAAGTTCATCATTATGCGCTTCTGCTGGGTTATGGTGTAAGTGCGGTCAATCCTTACTTGGCCTTCGAGAGTCTCGATGACATGATCAGCCAAGGCCTGCTCCGCGGAATCTCGCATGAGAAGGCTGTGAAGAACTATATCAAGGCAGCTACGAAGAGCGTTGTCAAAATCCTGTCCAAGATGGGAATCTCTACGATTCAATCCTATCGCGGCGCACAGATTTTTGAAGCGGTCGGGCTGAATTCGGAATTCGTGGACCGTTACTTTACTTGGACGCCTTCGCGTATCGGCGGAATTGGCCTGGAGGAAGTGGCGCAAGAAGCGCTTGCCAGCCATAACCGCGCCTTCACCGACAAAGACGGCAACGATAGGGTGCTGGATTCCGGCGGTGAATACCAGTGGCGCAGTGACGGGGAAGAGCATCTGTTCAACCCGCAGACCATTCATCTGCTTCAGCACTCCGTGCGCAGTGGCGATTATGAGATGTATAAGAAGTATGCGGCACTCGTTCAGGGCGAAAGCGAGAAGCATCAGACGCTGCGCTCGATGCTGGAGTTCAAGAGCACCAATGCTCCGGTATCACTGGATGAGGTAGAATCGGCTGAATCGATCATGAAACGCTTCAAGACCGGTGCCATGTCCTTCGGCTCGATCAGCAAGGAAGCACATGAGACGCTGGCCATTGCCATGAACCGCATCGGCGGCAAGAGCAACACCGGTGAAGGCGGAGAAGATCCGGCGCGCTTCATTCCGGATGCTAACGGCGATTCCCGCCGCAGTGCTATCAAGCAGGTCGCTTCGGGACGGTTCGGCGTTACCTCGAACTATCTGGTGAATGCCGACGAGATTCAGATCAAGATGGCACAGGGTGCGAAGCCGGGTGAAGGCGGACAGCTTCCAGGCCGCAAGGTGTACCCTTGGGTGGCAGAGGTCCGCGGTTCAACAGCAGGCGTGGGACTGATCTCGCCGCCGCCGCATCATGATATCTATTCTATTGAGGATCTGGCTGAGCTGATCTATGATCTGAAGAATGCCAATCCGCGTGCCAATATTAACGTGAAGCTCGTCTCCGAGGTTGGCGTAGGCACCATCGCCGCAGGTGTGGCGAAGGGCCGCGCTGATATTATCCTGATTAGCGGTTACGACGGCGGTACCGGCGCTTCGCCGATGAACTCCATCCGTCATGCCGGACTGCCTTGGGAGCTCGGCCTGGCGGAGACCCACCAGACGCTGATGCTGAACAATCTGCGCGACCGTGTCGTGCTGGAGACAGACGGCAAGATGCTCAGCGGGCGCGACCTCGCGGTAGCTGTTCTGCTGGGTGCTGAAGAATACGGCTTCGCTACTGCACCTCTGGTAGCCGTAGGCTGCATCATGATGCGTGTTTGCCAGATGGACACCTGTCCAGTGGGCGTAGCGACCCAGAACCCTGAGCTTCGCAAGAACTTCATGGGTGATCCGCAGCATGTGGTGAACTTCATGACCTTCGTGGCACAGGATCTGCGCGAGATTATGGCAGAGCTGGGCTTCCGGACGATTGAAGAGATGGTCGGCCGTACCGATTGCCTGGATGCGGTTAAGGCATCCACACACTGGAAGAAGAAGGGCGTCGATCTGAGCAGCCTGCTGCACATTCCGGCTATGCCGGAAGGAAGCACACGCTTCCGCAGCAAGTTCCAGAACCACGGTCTGGAAGAGACCCTGGATATGACCCATCTGCTTGACATTGCTGCACCTGCGCTGGAATCCGGCAAGGCGGTGGAAGCTTCCCTGCCGATCACGAACGTGAACCGTGCCGTGGGTACGATTCTCGGCAGTGAGCTGACGCGCAAATACGGCGCAGCCGGGTTGCCGGACGATACGATCCGGCTGCATTTCACCGGATCAGCGGGACAGAGTCTGGGCGCATTCGTGCCGAAGGGCGTCACCATTACCGTTGAAGGCGACTCGAATGACTATGTCGGCAAAGGGCTGTCCGGAGGCAAGCTGATTATCCGGCCTTCGCGCAAGGCTACCTTCGCGGCAGAAGAGAATATCATCATCGGAAATACGGCGCTGTACGGAGCGACCGGCGGCGAAGCTTACGTGAGCGGCATTGCCGGTGAACGGTTCGCTGTCCGCAACTCCGGGGCGAATGTAGTCGTTGAAGGCGTGGGCGACCACGGCTGCGAATACATGACCGGCGGCCGTGTGGTTGTACTGGGTACAACGGGCCGTAACTTTGCAGCAGGGATGTCGGGCGGTATCGCTTATGTATATGATCCTGACAATACCTTCATCAAACGCTGTAACCTGGAGATGGTGCTGCTGGAGCGGGTAGAGGAAGCGGACGAAATCGCTGAGCTGCATGCTATGATCAGCCGCCATACCCAGCATACAGACAGTAATGCGGGCCGGGCGATTCTGGATTCATGGGATGAGGCCCTGCCGAGATTTGCCCGTGTGATTCCGAAGGATTACAAACGGATGCTGGAGCAGATCCGCAAGGTGGAGCAGAACGGTTTGACCGGCGAAGCTGCACTGATGGCTGCTTTTGAAGCGAATATGCGTGAGCTTGCGCGTGTTGGCGGTTAA